From one Aeropyrum camini SY1 = JCM 12091 genomic stretch:
- a CDS encoding H/ACA RNA-protein complex component Cbf5p → MVEEAVDARSMGARFIERVKSICGNTSRILYKYDEPTDPRHGYIPPERPLEVYLRYGMIVVDKPPGPTSHEVVAWIKRMLGVSRAGHGGTLEPQPALWGLRGGDILR, encoded by the coding sequence ATGGTTGAGGAGGCTGTCGACGCGAGGAGCATGGGGGCTAGGTTCATAGAGAGGGTCAAGTCCATATGCGGCAACACCTCCCGGATACTCTATAAGTACGACGAGCCCACAGACCCTAGACACGGCTACATACCCCCCGAGAGGCCGCTGGAGGTTTACCTCAGGTACGGCATGATAGTGGTGGACAAGCCTCCGGGGCCGACGAGCCACGAGGTGGTGGCGTGGATAAAGAGAATGCTGGGAGTATCCAGGGCGGGCCACGGGGGGACCCTAGAGCCCCAGCCAGCCCTCTGGGGGCTGCGGGGCGGGGATATCCTAAGGTAA
- a CDS encoding 3,4-dihydroxy-2-butanone-4-phosphate synthase, translating to MEGRYRPSLEGSIARAVESLRNGMPIMIYDGDRREGEVDLVYYAGTVSWREVYTLRTVAGGLICYVTSERVGRLLGLPFAQELLLTQESLAPLASKTPSYGDPPAFSIWVNHVSVKTGISDEDRGVTISGLHRVVEKAYGGMVEEARRMLVEEFMSPGHVPILLARSLDRRRGHTELTVALGRLAGLPPSFVIAEMLGERWSLGLREAEAIARERRIPLLTGEEIVEACSRGEVCWSG from the coding sequence TTGGAGGGCAGGTACAGGCCTAGCTTGGAGGGCTCCATAGCGAGGGCTGTCGAGTCGCTGAGGAACGGGATGCCGATTATGATATATGATGGGGACAGGCGTGAGGGCGAGGTGGACCTCGTCTACTACGCTGGCACGGTTTCCTGGAGGGAGGTCTACACCCTCAGGACGGTGGCGGGGGGCCTCATATGCTATGTGACGAGCGAGAGGGTTGGGAGGCTGCTTGGCCTCCCCTTCGCGCAGGAACTCCTCCTAACCCAGGAGAGCCTCGCACCCCTAGCCTCAAAGACGCCCAGCTATGGCGACCCCCCGGCTTTCTCCATATGGGTTAACCACGTCTCCGTGAAGACCGGGATAAGCGATGAGGACAGGGGGGTAACTATCTCTGGGCTCCACAGGGTGGTTGAGAAGGCTTATGGGGGGATGGTTGAGGAGGCCCGTAGGATGCTTGTTGAAGAGTTCATGTCGCCAGGCCACGTGCCCATACTGCTGGCCCGCAGCCTGGATAGGAGGAGGGGCCATACCGAGCTCACGGTAGCCCTGGGTAGGCTAGCGGGCCTGCCCCCGAGCTTTGTGATAGCCGAGATGCTAGGGGAGAGGTGGAGCCTGGGGCTTAGGGAGGCCGAGGCTATAGCGAGGGAGAGGAGAATACCCCTCTTGACGGGCGAGGAGATAGTGGAGGCGTGTAGCCGTGGAGAAGTGTGTTGGAGTGGCTGA
- a CDS encoding purine-nucleoside phosphorylase, with protein MRKPVHLEAGPGDIAPLAVAVGDPGRADRLASSLLEDARLVSSARGLRVYTGSFNGSEVTIATHGIGGPSAAIVFEELRMLGAEVMVRLGTSGGLSKDLRLGDVVVAAGAGCYWGAGGSIQYAGERPICLPASPDPLLTSRIYRGLYTRLGGRVVLAPVLSSDAFYAETPEAAGRWSSLGMAAVEMELHTLFSLSWIRGFRSAGVLIVSDLLHTGGFERIDPGELAGREVEVGKALLEVLTGEV; from the coding sequence GTGAGGAAGCCTGTCCACCTCGAGGCCGGCCCCGGGGATATAGCCCCCCTCGCCGTGGCGGTCGGCGACCCCGGGAGGGCTGACAGGCTGGCCTCCAGCCTACTAGAGGACGCCAGGCTAGTCTCCTCAGCCAGGGGGCTTAGGGTCTACACCGGATCCTTCAACGGCTCCGAGGTGACGATAGCCACCCACGGCATAGGCGGGCCCTCCGCCGCCATCGTATTCGAGGAGCTGAGGATGCTGGGGGCCGAGGTTATGGTGAGGCTGGGCACCTCAGGCGGCCTCTCCAAGGACCTTAGGCTGGGGGACGTGGTTGTGGCTGCGGGGGCCGGCTGCTACTGGGGCGCGGGGGGGAGCATACAGTACGCGGGGGAGAGGCCCATATGCCTCCCAGCCTCCCCCGACCCCCTCCTCACCTCGAGGATATACAGGGGCCTCTACACCAGGCTTGGGGGGAGGGTGGTGCTAGCCCCCGTCCTCTCCAGCGACGCCTTCTACGCCGAGACTCCCGAGGCGGCGGGTAGGTGGAGCAGCCTGGGTATGGCGGCTGTGGAGATGGAGCTCCACACGCTCTTCAGCCTATCATGGATACGGGGCTTCCGCTCGGCTGGCGTGTTGATAGTCTCCGACCTGCTCCACACCGGGGGGTTCGAGCGGATAGACCCCGGGGAGCTTGCAGGGAGGGAGGTTGAGGTTGGTAAAGCTCTTCTCGAGGTCCTCACAGGAGAAGTCTAG
- a CDS encoding RNA-guided pseudouridylation complex pseudouridine synthase subunit Cbf5, whose amino-acid sequence MALERMTRIIGTVMHSSKEYVCVMQLHRPVEEGRLREVLRLFEGEIYQKPPLRSSVKRALRTRRIFRIELLEYTGKYALLRVDCEAGTYMRKLCWDIGLVLGVGAHMRELRRVRTGPFSEDSGLMVRLDDVAYAVIRWREEGKDDLLRRVVIPGEYSVCHIPKVLVRDSAVESLTHGAQLAAPGVAAVEEGVEKGGMVALMTLKGELIGLGKALASAEEILQAERGIVVGPTRIIMERGLYPRMWKRQQTPQGA is encoded by the coding sequence GTGGCCCTGGAGAGGATGACGAGGATCATAGGGACGGTGATGCACAGCAGCAAGGAGTACGTGTGCGTGATGCAGCTGCACAGGCCCGTGGAGGAGGGGAGGCTGAGGGAGGTCCTCAGGCTTTTCGAGGGGGAGATATACCAGAAGCCGCCTCTGAGGAGCAGCGTGAAGAGGGCTCTGAGGACGAGGAGGATATTCAGGATAGAGCTGCTAGAGTACACAGGGAAGTACGCCCTGCTGAGGGTGGACTGCGAGGCCGGGACGTACATGAGGAAGCTCTGCTGGGACATAGGGCTGGTGCTCGGCGTTGGGGCGCACATGAGGGAGCTTAGGAGGGTTAGGACAGGCCCCTTCAGCGAGGACAGCGGCCTCATGGTGAGGCTGGACGACGTGGCCTATGCCGTCATAAGGTGGCGGGAGGAGGGTAAGGACGACCTTCTAAGGAGGGTGGTCATACCCGGGGAGTATAGCGTGTGCCACATACCCAAGGTGCTCGTGAGGGACTCCGCGGTAGAGAGCCTAACACACGGGGCCCAGCTAGCCGCTCCTGGCGTGGCCGCTGTGGAGGAGGGGGTGGAGAAGGGGGGTATGGTCGCCCTGATGACCCTCAAGGGCGAGCTCATAGGCCTGGGGAAAGCCCTAGCGAGCGCGGAGGAGATTCTCCAGGCTGAGAGGGGTATAGTGGTGGGCCCCACCAGGATAATAATGGAGAGGGGCCTCTACCCGAGGATGTGGAAACGCCAGCAGACCCCCCAGGGGGCTTAG
- the secY gene encoding preprotein translocase subunit SecY, producing MGVIDVLAAVGERFPAVRKPERKPTLYRRLAWTGVILVLYFIMSNIPLYGIPPQNIGGQVDLQRIIFASSAGTLMELGIGPIVTASLIIQVLVGAKIVKLDLADPEGRRKFTSAQKVLALAFAALEAVAFTVGGRYWVGTAIQPGPLDYAIVSLQLFLGALLVIYFDEVMQKGWGIGSAISLFILAGVAQGVVWSMFGTIPGVALDYGLVPALLSNPDLTLLARPNGFPDLTGFFATLAAIILLVYLQAMRVEIPITSERFKGIRSRVPLQFIYVTNIPILLVGILVSDLLLVQGLLADYLGVDSRAYQIYSSIVYYLSPPRGVVQSIADPAKTAVFIVSWTLLSIVFGYMWVEIAGLNPREQAERLVKGGLAIPGMRSDPRVLERVLRRYIYPLTFLSSLIVAALVIVADILGAYGTGTGLLLAVGIINQYYAMITRERALETYPLLRRILGEEVV from the coding sequence TTGGGCGTCATAGATGTGCTTGCTGCAGTCGGCGAGAGGTTTCCCGCGGTTAGGAAGCCTGAGAGGAAGCCCACCCTCTATCGGAGGCTCGCCTGGACGGGCGTCATACTGGTTCTATACTTTATAATGTCCAACATCCCGCTGTACGGCATACCACCGCAGAACATAGGGGGCCAGGTCGACCTGCAGAGGATAATATTCGCTAGCTCCGCCGGGACTCTGATGGAGCTTGGTATAGGGCCGATCGTGACCGCGAGCCTGATAATCCAGGTCCTCGTCGGGGCAAAGATAGTGAAGCTAGACCTCGCGGACCCCGAGGGAAGGAGGAAGTTCACAAGCGCCCAGAAGGTCCTGGCCCTCGCCTTCGCAGCCCTGGAGGCCGTGGCCTTCACTGTGGGCGGGAGGTACTGGGTGGGGACGGCTATACAGCCGGGGCCCCTTGACTACGCTATAGTCTCGCTACAGCTATTCCTTGGCGCCCTACTCGTGATATACTTTGACGAGGTCATGCAGAAGGGTTGGGGCATCGGCAGCGCTATAAGCCTCTTCATACTCGCGGGGGTGGCCCAGGGTGTTGTGTGGAGCATGTTCGGCACCATACCCGGGGTGGCTCTCGACTACGGCCTCGTACCAGCCCTCCTTTCCAACCCCGACCTAACCCTGCTTGCAAGGCCCAACGGCTTCCCCGACCTCACAGGCTTCTTCGCGACCCTAGCCGCGATAATACTACTCGTGTACCTCCAGGCTATGAGGGTTGAGATACCCATAACCTCGGAGAGGTTCAAGGGGATCAGGAGCAGGGTGCCTCTCCAGTTCATATACGTGACCAACATACCCATACTGCTGGTCGGGATACTCGTCTCCGACCTGCTGCTCGTCCAGGGGCTTCTGGCGGACTACCTGGGGGTGGATAGCAGGGCCTACCAGATCTACTCGAGCATAGTCTACTACCTCTCCCCCCCGAGGGGGGTGGTGCAGAGCATAGCCGACCCTGCCAAGACTGCCGTCTTCATAGTGTCGTGGACGCTCCTCTCCATAGTATTCGGCTACATGTGGGTTGAGATAGCCGGGCTCAACCCAAGGGAGCAGGCCGAGAGGCTGGTGAAGGGAGGCCTGGCAATACCCGGTATGAGGAGCGATCCCCGGGTCCTGGAGAGGGTGCTTAGGAGGTACATATACCCGCTGACATTCCTGAGCAGCCTTATAGTAGCGGCCCTCGTCATAGTAGCCGATATTCTCGGCGCCTACGGCACCGGCACCGGCCTCCTCCTAGCGGTGGGTATAATAAACCAGTACTACGCTATGATAACGAGGGAGAGGGCCCTCGAGACCTATCCGCTGCTGAGGAGGATACTGGGCGAGGAGGTGGTTTGA
- the ribC gene encoding riboflavin synthase has translation MEKCVGVADTTFARVDMGGVALEVLRRRLPGYRIVRHTVPGIKDLPGAARRLLAMGCEGVITLGWVGRREADKLSYLAASVGLIMVEVLTGKIVIDVTVHEDEAEDPEELAAIAVDRARKHAENLAALLREGPEALVKQAGLGLRQGYPDVGPIK, from the coding sequence GTGGAGAAGTGTGTTGGAGTGGCTGACACCACCTTTGCCCGGGTTGACATGGGGGGCGTGGCCCTAGAGGTCCTGAGGAGGAGGCTCCCGGGCTACAGGATAGTCAGGCACACGGTGCCGGGGATAAAGGACCTGCCCGGCGCCGCCAGGAGGCTGCTGGCGATGGGCTGCGAGGGGGTTATAACCCTCGGCTGGGTGGGCCGTAGGGAGGCGGACAAGCTAAGCTACCTCGCAGCCAGCGTCGGGCTTATAATGGTTGAGGTCCTCACTGGCAAGATAGTTATAGACGTTACAGTCCACGAGGACGAGGCCGAGGACCCCGAGGAGCTCGCGGCCATAGCTGTTGACAGGGCTAGGAAGCACGCTGAGAACCTCGCAGCACTGTTGAGGGAGGGGCCTGAGGCCCTAGTGAAGCAGGCCGGGCTGGGGCTTAGACAGGGCTACCCGGATGTGGGGCCGATAAAGTAG
- a CDS encoding adenylate kinase, translated as MRHPFRVVVVTGVPGVGKTTVIREVQRLAEKEGVRLHVVNFGSFMLDTAVKLGLVEDRDKIRTLPLRSQLELQREAAKRIVDEASKTLGGDGVLIVDTHALVKTVAGYWPGLPKHVLDELKPDMIAVVEASPEEVAARQARDTTRYRVDIGGVEGVRRLMENARAASIASAIQYASTVAIIENREGQASKAAEDLLKLIKNL; from the coding sequence GTGAGGCACCCCTTCAGAGTCGTGGTGGTCACTGGGGTACCCGGGGTCGGCAAGACCACCGTGATAAGGGAGGTTCAGAGGCTCGCCGAGAAGGAGGGTGTGAGGCTTCACGTGGTAAACTTCGGCAGCTTCATGCTCGACACGGCAGTCAAGCTGGGGCTGGTCGAGGATAGGGACAAGATCAGGACTCTCCCCCTCAGGAGCCAGCTAGAGCTTCAGAGGGAGGCTGCCAAGAGGATAGTTGACGAGGCCTCCAAAACCCTCGGAGGCGACGGGGTGCTCATAGTTGACACCCACGCCCTCGTCAAGACAGTTGCGGGCTACTGGCCAGGCCTGCCAAAGCACGTCCTCGACGAGCTGAAGCCGGACATGATAGCAGTTGTGGAGGCATCCCCCGAGGAGGTTGCAGCCCGCCAGGCTAGAGACACCACGAGGTACAGGGTTGACATAGGCGGCGTCGAGGGCGTGAGGAGGCTTATGGAGAACGCCAGGGCCGCTAGCATAGCAAGCGCCATACAATATGCCAGCACGGTAGCGATAATAGAGAACAGGGAGGGCCAGGCGTCGAAGGCTGCGGAGGACCTCCTGAAGCTGATAAAGAACCTCTAG